In Lepus europaeus isolate LE1 chromosome 23, mLepTim1.pri, whole genome shotgun sequence, a single genomic region encodes these proteins:
- the ANHX gene encoding anomalous homeobox protein isoform X1 — translation MQSFLTLLREHGGACPPPAELVTLTGRLCRDLQDDLAQVQPLVAAILDSQLRLHLLDNADVALVCARVLAQQEQQQAACRLLEGCRVPGGSHELVRLWNDIHYGLAMRKLGVAALTPVQKFRCRKRNPPPPCLCPDGLKSRNFPSAVRRRLRDFASGVSSHPSKAERESLALETSLTTEQIYNWFANYRRRQRTLQQRLEPAQQVAAEDPRAKERHLDLRSSGFLRRPQWSAARGETGHQQSPETIQRPWEALALVTDIPGDGVISKPLAARSLQGGDMHQEEPGCDPVSIPTISPGSGLCPLPTDSNMVEPSLAAPESWLMSLALTSSREVSFQTGQLVPGYRQDFGMHPTDAALAVSVTALSDPSPAGFADPSSGHLQSVYLEEGPGPGSGRAMQVGGFLVTQSLLQAPEFSLPQSPPELLPASSTSLDPGSAMELSQHLPSSQVQWSSGQASCDAFWGARMLLEFSGGSLG, via the exons ATGCAGAGCTTCCTGACGCTGCTGAGGGAGCATGGGGGTGCCTGCCCGCCCCCAGCAGAGCTGGTCACCCTTACAGGCAGGCTGTGCCGTGACCTCCAGGACGACCTTGCCCAGGTGCAGCCTTTGGTTGCTGCCATTCTGGACAGCCAACTCCGCCTGCACCTCCTGGACAATGCAGACGTGGCCCTGGTGTGTGCCCGTGTCCTGgcccagcaggagcagcagcaggcggCCTGCCGGCTTCTGGAG GGTTGCCGTGTGCCAGGAGGCAGCCACGAGCTGGTGCGGCTCTGGAACGACATCCACTACGGTCTGGCCATGCGGAAGCTGGGCGTGGCTGCGCTGACCCCGGTGCAGAAGTTCCGCTGCAGGAAGAG GAACCCCCCgccgccctgcctctgccccgaCGGCCTGAAGAGCCGAAACTTCCCCAGCGCGGTCCGCCGGAGGCTCCGGGACTTTGCCTCGGGCGTGAGCAGCCACCCCAGCAAGGCCGAGCGA GAGAGTTTGGCTTTGGAGACGAGCCTGACTACAGAGCAGATCTACAACTGGTTTGCTAATTACCGGCGGCGCCAGAGGACCCTTCAGCAGCGCCTGGAGCCAGCCCAGCAGGTGGCCGCGGAGGATCCCAGGGCAAAGGAGAGGCATCTGGACCTTCGGTCCTCTGGGTTCCTGCGCAGGCCTCAGTGGTCAG CAGCACGTGGGGAGACTGGGCACCAGCAGTCCCCAGAGACCATCcaaagaccctgggaggccctggCCCTGGTCACGGACATTCCTGGAGATGGGGTGATCTCAAAGCCTCTGGCTGCCAG gtctctgcaGGGTGGTGACATGCACCAGGAAGAGCCTGGCTGTGATCCTGTCTCCATCCCCACCATCTCCCCTGGCTCTGGTCTCTGCCCTTTGCCTACTGACAGCAACATGGTGGAGCCCTCTCTGGCTGCCCCCGAATCGTGGCTGATGTCCCTAGCGCTGACGTCCTCCAGGGAAGTTTCATTCCAGACTGGACAGCTGGTCCCAGGATACAGGCAGGACTTTGGGATGCACCCTACAGATGCTGCTCTGGCTGTGTCTGTCACTGCCCTAAGCGATCCCAGCCCTGCAG GATTTGCTGACCCATCCAGTGGTCATCTCCAGAGTGTGTACCTGGAggagggcccaggcccaggcagtgGACGGGCAATGCAGGTGGGCGGTTTCCTGGTGACACAGTCCCTGCTgcaggctcctgaattcagcctccCCCAGAG CCCTCCAGAGCTGCTGCCGGCCTCGTCCACCTCCCTCGACCCTGGGTCTGCCATGGAGCTGAGTCAGCACCTGCCCTCTAGCCAG
- the ANHX gene encoding anomalous homeobox protein isoform X2, with translation MQSFLTLLREHGGACPPPAELVTLTGRLCRDLQDDLAQVQPLVAAILDSQLRLHLLDNADVALVCARVLAQQEQQQAACRLLEGCRVPGGSHELVRLWNDIHYGLAMRKLGVAALTPVQKFRCRKRNPPPPCLCPDGLKSRNFPSAVRRRLRDFASGVSSHPSKAERESLALETSLTTEQIYNWFANYRRRQRTLQQRLEPAQQVAAEDPRAKERHLDLRSSGFLRRPQWSAARGETGHQQSPETIQRPWEALALVTDIPGDGVISKPLAASGHLQSVYLEEGPGPGSGRAMQVGGFLVTQSLLQAPEFSLPQSPPELLPASSTSLDPGSAMELSQHLPSSQVQWSSGQASCDAFWGARMLLEFSGGSLG, from the exons ATGCAGAGCTTCCTGACGCTGCTGAGGGAGCATGGGGGTGCCTGCCCGCCCCCAGCAGAGCTGGTCACCCTTACAGGCAGGCTGTGCCGTGACCTCCAGGACGACCTTGCCCAGGTGCAGCCTTTGGTTGCTGCCATTCTGGACAGCCAACTCCGCCTGCACCTCCTGGACAATGCAGACGTGGCCCTGGTGTGTGCCCGTGTCCTGgcccagcaggagcagcagcaggcggCCTGCCGGCTTCTGGAG GGTTGCCGTGTGCCAGGAGGCAGCCACGAGCTGGTGCGGCTCTGGAACGACATCCACTACGGTCTGGCCATGCGGAAGCTGGGCGTGGCTGCGCTGACCCCGGTGCAGAAGTTCCGCTGCAGGAAGAG GAACCCCCCgccgccctgcctctgccccgaCGGCCTGAAGAGCCGAAACTTCCCCAGCGCGGTCCGCCGGAGGCTCCGGGACTTTGCCTCGGGCGTGAGCAGCCACCCCAGCAAGGCCGAGCGA GAGAGTTTGGCTTTGGAGACGAGCCTGACTACAGAGCAGATCTACAACTGGTTTGCTAATTACCGGCGGCGCCAGAGGACCCTTCAGCAGCGCCTGGAGCCAGCCCAGCAGGTGGCCGCGGAGGATCCCAGGGCAAAGGAGAGGCATCTGGACCTTCGGTCCTCTGGGTTCCTGCGCAGGCCTCAGTGGTCAG CAGCACGTGGGGAGACTGGGCACCAGCAGTCCCCAGAGACCATCcaaagaccctgggaggccctggCCCTGGTCACGGACATTCCTGGAGATGGGGTGATCTCAAAGCCTCTGGCTGCCAG TGGTCATCTCCAGAGTGTGTACCTGGAggagggcccaggcccaggcagtgGACGGGCAATGCAGGTGGGCGGTTTCCTGGTGACACAGTCCCTGCTgcaggctcctgaattcagcctccCCCAGAG CCCTCCAGAGCTGCTGCCGGCCTCGTCCACCTCCCTCGACCCTGGGTCTGCCATGGAGCTGAGTCAGCACCTGCCCTCTAGCCAG